CATTGGAATACTCCGTTTTCTTTCTATTAAGTATAATACTTAAATTTATTTCAGGTTTACCCAAAACTCAAATGAGTTAAATGGAATTATAAAGTTTGGCCTTACTTAACGGATAACCATTAAGCCTTAGGTCTTTTCACACCATATTTAGAACGTGATTGTTTACGGTCTTTAACTCCCGCACAGTCAAGCGCTCCACGAACAGTATGGTAACGAACACCAGGCAAATCTTTAACACGACCACCACGAATTAAAATTACGCTATGTTCTTGTAGATTATGGCCTTCACCACCAATATAAGAGGTAACTTCAAAACCATTAGTC
The genomic region above belongs to Orbaceae bacterium lpD02 and contains:
- the rpsL gene encoding 30S ribosomal protein S12 is translated as MATINQLVRKPRALKDVKSNVPALEACPQKRGVCTRVYTTTPKKPNSALRKVCRVRLTNGFEVTSYIGGEGHNLQEHSVILIRGGRVKDLPGVRYHTVRGALDCAGVKDRKQSRSKYGVKRPKA